In the Sandaracinus amylolyticus genome, GACCGAGCAGCTGCGTGAGCCGCGAGGCCAAGCGCAGCGACGCGCGCCGCGCCTCGTTCACGACGATCGTGCCGTTCGGGGCGATCGCGGTCGCGCTCGAGTCCTCGTCGTCGTCCTCCGAGAGATCGACGAGCCCACTCGCCTCGCTCCACACGAACGCGTGAGTGCGCTCGTCCTGCCACATCTGACCCGCGAACGATCCGTCCGGCGCCACCCCGGCGATGCGCGCGATCCGTCCCGCCGGCGACCCGGTGAGCGCATCGAGCGAGACCAGCACACCGGGCCCGTCCCAGCGATAGCTGTCGCCCAGGATCCCGAGGTACACGCGCCCCGCCGCGTCGACGTCGTAGGGCTCCGACGCGAGCTCGTCTGCGAGCACCTCGACGTCGAAGATCGCGGCGCCCGGCTCGAACGCGCACACGTCGGGCTCGACGTGCGCATCGATCGGCGGCGGGCCGCCGTCGCGCTCCGTCGCGCCGCCGTCGCGCTCCGTCGCGCCGCCGTAGCGCTCCGTCGCGCCGTGATCGAGAAAACACCCACCGAGCGCGAGGATCAGCGGCACCCAAGAAAAGCGAAAGCTCATCGAGATACTGCTGATTGGCCAGCAGCGCGCGCGTCCGTCACCGCACCTACGCGCGCGCCGCGACCGCGGCGATCCCGATCACTGCACCTGCTGCACCGCGCTCCCGCCCTGCGCCTGCGCCATCGCCTGGCCCATCTGGCTCGCGAGCGCTTCCTGCTCGGCCGCGAGCTGCTCGATCTGCGCGAGCTCCTCCTGCCACTGCTGCTCGCCGGGGCGGATCGCGATCGCGCGCTGCAGGTCCTGCATGCCGAGCTCGTAGCTGCCGGTGTACGCGCGGATGACGCCGCGGTTGAACAGCGTCTTGCTCACGATGTCGGCGTCCTCGGGGTTCAGCTGCGCGCTCGCGTCGTCGTAGGGCCCGAGGATCTGCGTGTAGACCTGCTCCGCGCCCTGGAGGTTGCCGGCGCGCACGAGATCGAACGCCTGCCCGCATCCGTCGGCGCCGCCGCAGTCGGTGAACGCGACCTCGACGGTGTCCGGCCACGGCAGGATCACGCGCGCGAACTGACCGACGAACGAGCCGATCATCGACTCGAGCATCCCGCGTCCGTCGATCGGCGCGGGGCGCCCGTTGGTCGCGCTCGTCGAGCTCTGGAGCGCGTCCTGGTAGGTGCGATCGAACACGACCTGACCGGTGTTCGCGACCATCACGACGAAGCGCACGCTCGCGCTCGCGTTGCCCCAGCGCGTCGTCTGCACGCACGGGTAATTCTCGGTGCGCGTCTGCTGGCGGCCGTTCGCGTCGGTGTACTGCACGCTGCGCGAGCACGTCGTCTGCGCGGTGCTGAAGTCCTCGCGATAGCTGAAGTCCATCACGTCGCCGGTGACGATGATCCCGCCGCCCGCCGCGAGGAGTCGGATCGCGGGGTTCAGGCTGTTCGCGATGCGCTGCTGCAGCATCGTCTGCACCTGATACGCGGCGTTGGGGTCCACCCCGTTGAACGGCTGCACGCTGAACGTGTTGCCGACCTGCGAGGCGTCGAGCAGCGCGGGGCGGACGACCTCGAAGCGAGCGCGCGATCCGCAGCCGACGGCGAGGAACGCGAAGAGCAGCGTGACGAGCGAGAGCGCGCGAGTGAGTGGCGAGCGAGGCATATGCGCGAGCGACGCTAGCAGCCCGCGCGCCATTCACGAAAGCGCGCGATCCGCGCGGGCGCTGTCGAGCCGCGGTCACGCCGTCGTGAAGGCGCGGCGCCAGGTGGCTCGATCGTCCGGACCGGTCTCGATCGAGGCCGCTCCGGCGATTCAGCCTGGAGGCGGAGTGCGTTAGGGTCGCACCTTTCGCACGAGGTCAGGATGTCCGTTCGGCTGTTTCCTCTTCCTCCATGCGCGGTCGCGCTCTCTCTGATCACCCTGCTCGCGAGCGGCTGCGACTGCGCCGGTGAGCGCTCCCCGCGACGCGGCGCCGGTGACGGCGGCCAGCAGATCCCCGACGACGACGGCGGCGGCGAGCCGCGCGACGGCGGCCCGCACGACGAGTGCGGCGACGGGCTCGACGACGATCGCGACGGGCGCGTCGACGAAGACTGCCAGTGCACGCCCGGCACGCAGCAGCGCTGCTTCGCCGGCGACCCCGAGCTCGCGGGCGAGGGCGCGTGCGCGTGGGGCGTCCAGGACTGCGCGAGCGGCCTCGAGTTCGGCACGTGGGATCTCTGCGTCGGCTCGGGCGCGCCGAGCGACGAGCGCTGCAACGGCGTCGACGACGACTGCGACGGCGAGACCGACGAGGGCTGCGAGTGCCCCGAGGACGCAGTGCGTCCTTGTTACTCCGGCCCCGCCGGCACCGCGGAGGTCGGCCTCTGCGCGAACGGCATCGAGCGTTGCGAGCTGATCGACGGCGGCTCGCGCTGGAGCGGCGAGTGCCTCGGCGAGTCGCTGCCGGCCACCGAGGTCTGCGACGCGACGTTCGACGAGGACTGCGACGGAGTGATCGACGAGGGCTGCGACTGCAGCGCCGGCGACACCCGCAGCTGCTACGGCGGCCCCGCGGGGACGCGCGACGTCGGCCTCTGCCGCGCCGGCACCCAGACCTGCACCGTGACCGGCGGCATCGCGGGCTGGGGCGCGTGCGTGGGCACGACCTTGCCGAGCGCCGAGACCTGCACCGGCGGTCGCGACGAGGACTGCGACGGAGCCATCGACTGCGCCGACCTCGAGTGCGACACCCACGCGGCGTGCTGCACGCCCTTCGACGACACCGTCTCGATCGTGCCGGTGGACGCCGAGATCCTGTTCGTCGTCGATCGCTCGGGCAGCATGGACTGGCTCGAGGAGACCGGGACCCAGACCCGCTGGCAGGCGCTCACGACCGCGATGAACGCGGTGCTCCCGTCGATCACCGATCTCCCGCTCGGCATGCTCACGTTCCCGCTGCGCGATCCCGCGGGCGGCAACGAGCTGCGCAGCTGCATGGTCGCGGCGTCGCCCGAGATCCCGATCGCGGTGGGCACCGGGTCGACCATCAGCGCCCGCCTCGTCTACGCCGATCCGCGCGCCGGCGACACGCCGACGCCGGCGGCGATCGCGACCGCGCGCAGCTACCTCGCGGCGAACCCGAGCACGCGCCCGCGCTTCGTCGTGCTCGCGACCGACGGCCTGCCCGAGCCCAACTGCGGCGCGACCGTCGCGTCGACGGTGAGCGCGATCACGAGCCTGCGCGTCGACCTCGGGGTCGAGACGTTCGTGCTCGGCTTCGTCGGCCCCGACGGCAGCGGGAGCGCGGCGGGCATTCCCGCGCTGCGCGACGCGCTGAACATGATGGCCGACGCGGGCGGCCGGCCGCGCATGGGCGCGGGCACGCTGCGCTACTACGAGGCGGTCGACGCGCCGGCGTTCGAGCGCGCGCTGCGGGCGATCCTCGCGGCGGCGACGGACTGTGCGGTCGACCTCTCGAGCGCGCCGCCGCGCCCGGGCAGCGTGGTGGTGCGACGCGACGCGGTCGTGGTGCCGGCGTCGGGCTACACGCTCACCGGCACGCGCCTCGAGCTGCTCGGCACCCACTGCGACGCGATCCGCAGCGGCGCGGTGTCGACGATCTCGGTCACCGACAGCTGCGGCGGCTGATCGCGCGGTGGAACGGGCGTCCCGGCTCGCCGGGACGCCCGACGAGAAAAAAGGCTCGTCTGCGCCGCCGACACGCAGTCAGACGAGAAAAAAGGCTCATCTGCGCCGCCAACACGCAGTCAGACGAGAAAAAAGGCTCGTCTGCGCCGCCAACACGCAGTCAGACGAGAAAAACCGCTCGTTCGCGCCGCGAACACGCAGTCAGACGAGAAAAGAACGCGTGTCTGCGCCGCCAACAGGCGTTCTGGCGAGCCTGAGGGCGTGTTGCCGCCGCCGACAGGCGTCCTGGCGAGTCTGGAGGCGTGTCTGCGCCGCCGACGAGCGATCTGGCGCGCGCGAGCGGCGTGTGGGGGCGATCCGAGCGAGCGGAGAGGTGTTCGGCGTCTCGCTCACTGCGCGCGACGTCGCCAGCCGCGCTTCTCGACGGCGCGCACGTCGGGCACTGCACCGAGCTCGTCGAGGTACGCCGCGAGCGCGGGGAGCTCGTCGTCGTCGGGATCGCCCTCGAAGGGCCGCACCCGCACCAGGTTGCCGTAGCTGCGCGCGATCTTCTCCGGCGAGTCGTCGACGAAGAGGATCGCCTCCTTCGCGAACCCGAGGCCGCGCAGCTTGCGGATGTCCTTGAGGTACACGGTCTCGAAGGTCTCGAGGTCGCGGTGCGGCACGCATCGATCGCGCGCGAGCACGAAGCGCAGCCGCGAGCGATCGCCGAACAGCATCGACACGACGCCGTTCGCATAGCGCTCGCCCGAGCTGGTCCACACGCCGACGTGGAACCGCTCGAGCACGTGCTCGAGGAACGTGCGCACCCCCGGCCGCTCGTACACGTGATACCCGAAGAGCACGTGATCGGCGGGCCGCTCGAGCGCGTCCTCGCGCGCATGCACGAGCGTCTCGTCGAGATCGAGCACGAGCAGCTTCTCGAAGCGCGGCACGCTCCGAGGATGGCGCTCACCCCTCGCCTGCGCTCGCGAGCCCGAGCTTGTTCTTCGCGGCCTTGCCGATCTTCGTGCGACCGGCCTGCTTCATCACGTGCGTGAGCAGCTCTTCGCCGAGCGGATGGCCCGCCTCGGCGAAGTGGAAGCCGGCGTAGTAGAGGTGCTCCAGCTCGAGCGCCTTGTCCTTCTTGAGCGCCGCGCCGACGTCGAAGCCGCGATCCGCGAGCGCCTCGAGCTGGGTGAGCCCCTCGTCGCCGCTGCGCATCGCGGGGCGGGTGTCGAGGTGCGAGGCGCGCAGCGCGAGCGAGGCGAGCGCGTAACGATCGTCGTCGCTCGCGTGCTCGGTGCGCGCCAGGAGACCGAGCGCGATGCGCAGCTCGCTCTCCTTGTTCCTGCTGCGCTTGAGCTTCGCGACCAGCTCGCGCAGCCCCTCGGCGAACGACTTGCTGTCGGCGTCGCGCGCGACGTCGGCGTGGGCCTGCCATCCCTCGCCGCTCGAGAGCCGCGCCAGCGCCGCCTCGACCAGCTTCTTGCGCGCCGCGGGCGGCAGCTTCTTGGTGTGGGGGCGCAGCGCGTAGCGCAGGGTGTTCGCGCGATCGGCGTCGGTCTCCGCCGCGAGCGCGGTCGCGAGCGCGGGGCCCGCGTCGTCGCGCGTCTCGAGCGCCTTTGCCGCGAGCTCGCCGCGTCGTCGATCCGCCTTCGCGACCACCTCGACCAGCGCCTTCGTCACCTCGCCGCCGGGCTGCCTCGAGAGCTTCTCGATCGCGATGCGCGCGCGCTCGGGATCGGGGTGCGCCGCGAGCCGCGCGATGCGTCCCGCGTGCTTCGCGGGCAGCTCCACCGCGGCGAGCCCCATGATCGCCGCCTGCGCGAGCATGCGATCGTCGGCCTCCGCGGCGTCGACCATCGCGTCGATCACGTCGGCGGTGCGCGCCTCGTCCTTCGCGATCACGTACCGCAGCGCGATCAGCGCTTCCTGCCGCACCGCGAACGGCGCGCGGGGATCGCGCGCGTACTCGAGCAGGATCTCGGTGCCCTCGTCGCGCTCGAGGTAGCCGAGGATCTTCACCGCGGTCGCGATCGGGATCGGCGAGACCGGCGGGCTCTTCTTCATCTTCTCGAGGATGCGCGTGACCTCGGAGAGCCACATGCGCCGCGTCTTCGCGTCGGCGTCCTTGATGCGCGGCCGCACCTGCAGGGCGACGGCGCGCGCGACCTCGGGATCGGCGGCCTCGAGGTTCGCGAGCAGCGTGTTCACCGCGTCCTTGCGATCGCCGAAGCGCGCGAGGATCGCATCGAGCGCCTTGCGCTCTTCGCCCTGCGCGGTGGGCACCCGCGCCTTCACCTGCTCGACGACCTCCTCGCCGCACGCGACGATCGCGTCGATCGCGAGGCGCCGCACGTCGGGATCGCGCGCGCCGGCGAGCGGCAACATCGCGGGCAGCGCGCGCGGCGCGCCGATGCGGGCGAGCGCCTCGAGGGCAGGGCGCTGCAGCGGCGGCGCGCCGGTCTCGAGCATCGCGACGAGCCCTTTGATCACCTCGGGCCCGCGCGCCTTCAGCTCACCGAGCACGATCGCCGCGGCGATGCGGCGCTCCGGCGCTTCGTGCGTGAGCAGCTGAGCGATCTCGTCGATCGGCGACTTGGCCATGCGAAGAGGATACGCCGTTGCTCCGAGCGGAGAGCACGAGCATGCTCGCGCGCCGGTCGATGCTGGATCTCGCGAGCACACGCGCACGCTGGGCGCTCCGGGGCGTCGTGATCGCGTCGGTCCTCGTCGCGGTGGCGCTGCTCGTCGATGCGATCACACCGGCGCGCGGTCGCGGGCTCGTGCAGCGCACGTGGCGTCCTCGCGGCGAGGTCTGCGCAGAGCCGCCCGGCGATGCATCGCGCGAGGTGGTGCGCGACGCGGTGGTGCTCCCGCGCGAGCGCGCGCGGCGGTGCATCACGTGGAGCGCGGCGTTCGTCACGCGCTTCCGCACCCCGGTGCGCTTCGAGATCGAGACGAACCGCGCATTCGTGCTGCGCGTCGAAGGCGACGAGGTGCTGCGCGCGCCCGATGGCGCGATCGAGGTGCACGCGCACGAGATCGATCTCGCGCGCGGCGCGCACCCGATCGAGCTCGCGCTCGCCGCGCCCACCGGGCCGGGGTCGTACCTCCGGGTGCGCACGCTCCTGATGAACGGCGCGCGTCCCTGGGGCTCGCGTCCCGTCGATCTCGACGAGTGGCACGTCTCGGCGTCGAGCGATCCCGGGCCCCGCACCGCCGCGCGCACGATCGCGTTCGCGCTCGCGCTGATCGTCGCGCTCTCCGGGCTCGTGATCGCGCGGCGGCGATCGATCCCGACCTGGCTCTCCGACGCGCTGATCGTCTTCGTCCTCACGAGCCTGTACTTCGTCCCTCGCGCGCTCTCCGCGGGGTTCTCGATCGACGAGCTCGCGTACGTGAAGGCCGGCGAGAACTACGTCGCGAACCTCCTCGCGGGCGACTTCGAGACCGCGGCGTGGCGCTGGAACATGGAGCACCCGCCGGTCGCGAAGTGGGTGTACGGCTGGGGCGCGCTGCTCGGTGGATGGAGCGGCGCGCGCGCGACCGCCGCTCTCTGTGGCGCGCTCGCGGTCGCGCTGATCGCGATCGCAGGACGCGTCCTCGTCTCGCGCCGCGTCGGCCTGCTCGCGGCCGCGCTGCTCGTGTGCACGCCGCACTACGCGGGGCTGATGCGCACCTGCACGCTCGAGGCGGTCACGTGCCTGGTCTGGGCCGCGCTGCTCGTCGTGCTCGCGCTCTGGGTGCGCGACGCGGGCATCGGCGATCACGTCGCGCGTCGCGCCCACCAGCCGCGCGAGCGCGTGCTGCGTGCGCTCGCGGGCGCGCTGCCGATCGTCGGCACGTTCGCGCGCGCGACCTCGGTGTGGTCGGGCCCGCTCTCGCTGCTCGCGGCGTGTTTGGTGTCGCGCCGTCGCGGCCAGGGCGGGCTGTGGATCCCCTGGGAGATGATCGCGGGCGGCCTGCTCGCGGTGCTGATCGTCTACGCGGGATGGCCCTGGCTCTGGCCCGATCCGCGCGAGCAATTCGGGCACGCGGTGCGGCACTTCACCGACTATCTGCCGCTCGAGTGGTACCGCGGGCATCTCCATCACCCGGGCCGCGGCTACTTCACCCACGCGTTCCTCGCGACCACCCCCGAGCTCCATCTGATCGCGGGCGCGCTCGGCGCGATCGTGCTCGCGCGACGCTCGCCCTCGTCGGCGCTGCTCGTCGTCGCGGCGTTCCTCCTGCCCTTCGCGCAGAGCCTCTCGCACGTGCGCCAGGACCTCTCGCGCTACGTGATCACCGCGTGGCTCGGCCTCGCGCTGCTCGCCGCGATCGGCACCGACGCGCTCGGCGTGCTGCTCGCGAAGCGGAACGAGCGCGCGCGTCTCGTGCCCGCGCTCGTCGTGATCTTCGTCGCGACGTTCGGCCTGCTTCGCGCCGAGCCCCATCCCCGCACCTACTTCGCGCCGTGGACCGGCGGTGCGCCGCACGTCGCGGAAACGCGCGCGTTCGAGATCGCCGACTGGTGCGAGGGCCTCGAGGACGCGACCGCGCACGTGAACGCGCACGCCGGGCAGGGCGAGCGCGTCGAGTACCGCACGAGCTGTCGCGACCTCCACGATCCGCTGCGCGACGATCTGATCGAGCATCGCGGCGCGGGCGCGCAGTGGGTGATCTCGCAGCGCTTCGCCTACGAGCTCGACCAGCACGAGCCCGCGCTCGCGTCGTGCACGATCGCGCACGACACCGTGTCCTCCGGTGTCGTCGTCGCGCGCGTCTGGGACTGCCGCTGATCAGCGCACTTCGGTCGGCGCGCCGGTGGTGGCCGGCGTCGTCGTCCCGGTGATCTCGCGCGGCGGGGTGGGGGGCGGCGTCGCGGCCTGCTGCGCGCGTCGCTGCGCCTCGAGCGCGACTCGCTCGCGCGCCGCGAGCTCGTCGGTCCAGATCTGCGCGACCGTCGTCTCCTCGCGCACGCGCTCGCCCTCCATGCGCCCGCGGATCGTCACCCGCCCTTCGCCCGCGAAGCGCACCGCGACGCTCTCGACGCGCTCTTCCTCACCACCGTGGCTCTCCTCGCGCGTGACGATGTCGGCGCAGAGCATGTCGGTCGCGCCCTCGGGCACGCCGCAGATCGAGAGCTCGCCGTGGGTGCCGTAGGTGTCGCTCGACTCGTAGTCCTCGTCGTCGTCGGCCTCCATGTACCACTCGTCCTCGACCATCACGAGGACCTCGGGCTCCCCGCCCGGCTGCACGTCCTGGAAGCGCACCTCGATCGTGACCGTCGAGTCCATCCCTTCGACCGAGTACACCGGCCCCCGCGTGATCCAGCTCTGCCCGTCGAACGTGAGCAGCTCGTACGAGGTCTCGCCGCGATCGTCCCAGGCCTGCTCGGGCGTGCCCGCGTCGTCGTAGTCGCCGATCGAGATCACCGCGGCCTGACGTCGCTCGCGGCCGCGCGCGACCGCCTCGACGTGCACCGCGCAGCTGCCCTCGGTCGAGTCCTCGCCGATCGTGTCCGAGCCCTGCTCGACCGGCGCGCCGCACGCCTCGTTCTCCCGCCCGGTCGCGTAGGTCCAGAGCGTCGCGGGCACGGTCTCGGGTCGCTCACCGCGCCGTCCGAGCTCGGTCGCGACGTCGTTCCATCGCCCGCGCACCGCCTCGTTCTCGCGATACCAGAGCGAGCGCTCGTAGTCGCTCAGCGCGCCCGTGAGCCCGGTGCGCGTCCCCTCCGCGTCGGTCAGCGCGCGCGCCCGCGCCTCCGCGATCCGACCGCGGTTGTACAGGCACGCGCCGAGCGTGTTGCGCTTCGCCGCGTCGGCGAGACGGAAGTCGTTCTCGAGCGTCGAGACGCCGCGCCGCGTCTCCGCGTCCGCGCCGTCGAGGTTGCCCACGTCGAAGTAGAGCCACCCGA is a window encoding:
- a CDS encoding vWA domain-containing protein, yielding MSVRLFPLPPCAVALSLITLLASGCDCAGERSPRRGAGDGGQQIPDDDGGGEPRDGGPHDECGDGLDDDRDGRVDEDCQCTPGTQQRCFAGDPELAGEGACAWGVQDCASGLEFGTWDLCVGSGAPSDERCNGVDDDCDGETDEGCECPEDAVRPCYSGPAGTAEVGLCANGIERCELIDGGSRWSGECLGESLPATEVCDATFDEDCDGVIDEGCDCSAGDTRSCYGGPAGTRDVGLCRAGTQTCTVTGGIAGWGACVGTTLPSAETCTGGRDEDCDGAIDCADLECDTHAACCTPFDDTVSIVPVDAEILFVVDRSGSMDWLEETGTQTRWQALTTAMNAVLPSITDLPLGMLTFPLRDPAGGNELRSCMVAASPEIPIAVGTGSTISARLVYADPRAGDTPTPAAIATARSYLAANPSTRPRFVVLATDGLPEPNCGATVASTVSAITSLRVDLGVETFVLGFVGPDGSGSAAGIPALRDALNMMADAGGRPRMGAGTLRYYEAVDAPAFERALRAILAAATDCAVDLSSAPPRPGSVVVRRDAVVVPASGYTLTGTRLELLGTHCDAIRSGAVSTISVTDSCGG
- a CDS encoding NIF family HAD-type phosphatase — protein: MPRFEKLLVLDLDETLVHAREDALERPADHVLFGYHVYERPGVRTFLEHVLERFHVGVWTSSGERYANGVVSMLFGDRSRLRFVLARDRCVPHRDLETFETVYLKDIRKLRGLGFAKEAILFVDDSPEKIARSYGNLVRVRPFEGDPDDDELPALAAYLDELGAVPDVRAVEKRGWRRRAQ
- a CDS encoding HEAT repeat domain-containing protein, translated to MAKSPIDEIAQLLTHEAPERRIAAAIVLGELKARGPEVIKGLVAMLETGAPPLQRPALEALARIGAPRALPAMLPLAGARDPDVRRLAIDAIVACGEEVVEQVKARVPTAQGEERKALDAILARFGDRKDAVNTLLANLEAADPEVARAVALQVRPRIKDADAKTRRMWLSEVTRILEKMKKSPPVSPIPIATAVKILGYLERDEGTEILLEYARDPRAPFAVRQEALIALRYVIAKDEARTADVIDAMVDAAEADDRMLAQAAIMGLAAVELPAKHAGRIARLAAHPDPERARIAIEKLSRQPGGEVTKALVEVVAKADRRRGELAAKALETRDDAGPALATALAAETDADRANTLRYALRPHTKKLPPAARKKLVEAALARLSSGEGWQAHADVARDADSKSFAEGLRELVAKLKRSRNKESELRIALGLLARTEHASDDDRYALASLALRASHLDTRPAMRSGDEGLTQLEALADRGFDVGAALKKDKALELEHLYYAGFHFAEAGHPLGEELLTHVMKQAGRTKIGKAAKNKLGLASAGEG
- a CDS encoding glycosyltransferase family 39 protein, which produces MLARRSMLDLASTRARWALRGVVIASVLVAVALLVDAITPARGRGLVQRTWRPRGEVCAEPPGDASREVVRDAVVLPRERARRCITWSAAFVTRFRTPVRFEIETNRAFVLRVEGDEVLRAPDGAIEVHAHEIDLARGAHPIELALAAPTGPGSYLRVRTLLMNGARPWGSRPVDLDEWHVSASSDPGPRTAARTIAFALALIVALSGLVIARRRSIPTWLSDALIVFVLTSLYFVPRALSAGFSIDELAYVKAGENYVANLLAGDFETAAWRWNMEHPPVAKWVYGWGALLGGWSGARATAALCGALAVALIAIAGRVLVSRRVGLLAAALLVCTPHYAGLMRTCTLEAVTCLVWAALLVVLALWVRDAGIGDHVARRAHQPRERVLRALAGALPIVGTFARATSVWSGPLSLLAACLVSRRRGQGGLWIPWEMIAGGLLAVLIVYAGWPWLWPDPREQFGHAVRHFTDYLPLEWYRGHLHHPGRGYFTHAFLATTPELHLIAGALGAIVLARRSPSSALLVVAAFLLPFAQSLSHVRQDLSRYVITAWLGLALLAAIGTDALGVLLAKRNERARLVPALVVIFVATFGLLRAEPHPRTYFAPWTGGAPHVAETRAFEIADWCEGLEDATAHVNAHAGQGERVEYRTSCRDLHDPLRDDLIEHRGAGAQWVISQRFAYELDQHEPALASCTIAHDTVSSGVVVARVWDCR
- a CDS encoding tetratricopeptide repeat protein; amino-acid sequence: MKATTRTILVTIAMGLGACSGGSEAPPTPTRPAATHPTTPPPTTPATSEPAATTEPAATTPPPTPPPEPAAAQADPLRARIQADPNDAQARCELGWLYFDVGNLDGADAETRRGVSTLENDFRLADAAKRNTLGACLYNRGRIAEARARALTDAEGTRTGLTGALSDYERSLWYRENEAVRGRWNDVATELGRRGERPETVPATLWTYATGRENEACGAPVEQGSDTIGEDSTEGSCAVHVEAVARGRERRQAAVISIGDYDDAGTPEQAWDDRGETSYELLTFDGQSWITRGPVYSVEGMDSTVTIEVRFQDVQPGGEPEVLVMVEDEWYMEADDDEDYESSDTYGTHGELSICGVPEGATDMLCADIVTREESHGGEEERVESVAVRFAGEGRVTIRGRMEGERVREETTVAQIWTDELAARERVALEAQRRAQQAATPPPTPPREITGTTTPATTGAPTEVR